One stretch of Desulfobulbaceae bacterium DNA includes these proteins:
- a CDS encoding ISNCY family transposase produces the protein MRKTYNPQFQLGQTPIEDIYINVKSRDDIPQLLLGLQHIYTQRESFDQILGILQRNINSGVDQKNGRPGMDLWKILVLGVLRLNLNWDYDRLHEMANNHKTIRKMLGHGVVDADYEYKLQTLKDNVHLLTPELLDEINQVVIREGHNLVKKKDEDLKGRCDSFVVETNVHYPTDANLLFDAIRKVIKLTAVLCSVFGISGWRQNKKHVRNVKALFTIVRKIRRSNSKNSEKKDQRDDQIKEANQAYIEGVEVCLRKVQETLTSIKGGGFAALEAVAEIKMYICHVERQIDQIRRRVINGENIPHNEKVFSIFEEHTEWISKGKAGVPVELGLKVCVLEDQFGFILHHQVMQNQTDDKITVSMVKEAQSRFPKLRICSFDKGFYTPTNQIELRKILDFVVLPKKGKLSVVEKAHEHSEEFIRLRHQHSAVESGINALEVHGLDRCLDRGLKGFKRYVALAVLGRNLQKLGAVVQQRERKALELKLAA, from the coding sequence ATGAGAAAAACATATAATCCACAATTTCAGCTTGGGCAAACTCCCATCGAAGACATCTACATTAATGTTAAATCTCGTGATGATATTCCTCAATTACTTTTAGGATTGCAACACATTTACACTCAACGAGAATCTTTTGATCAAATTCTTGGTATCCTACAGAGAAATATTAACTCAGGCGTTGATCAAAAAAACGGGCGACCTGGGATGGATCTATGGAAGATTCTTGTTCTTGGAGTATTGCGGCTCAATCTAAACTGGGACTATGATCGTCTTCATGAAATGGCCAACAACCACAAGACAATCAGGAAAATGCTAGGCCACGGTGTTGTGGATGCGGACTATGAATACAAACTGCAAACATTGAAAGATAATGTGCACCTGCTTACACCGGAACTCCTTGACGAGATAAATCAAGTTGTAATCAGAGAAGGACATAATCTGGTTAAAAAAAAAGACGAAGACCTAAAAGGCCGTTGTGACTCCTTTGTAGTCGAAACCAATGTTCATTATCCTACAGATGCAAATCTTCTTTTTGATGCAATTCGCAAAGTGATTAAATTGACAGCCGTTCTTTGTTCTGTTTTCGGAATATCTGGTTGGCGTCAAAATAAAAAACATGTGCGTAATGTAAAGGCGTTATTCACAATTGTCAGAAAAATCCGTCGGTCAAACTCAAAGAACTCTGAAAAGAAAGACCAACGAGATGATCAAATCAAAGAAGCCAATCAAGCCTATATCGAAGGTGTAGAAGTTTGTCTGAGAAAAGTACAAGAAACTCTTACAAGCATCAAAGGTGGTGGGTTTGCCGCATTAGAAGCGGTTGCTGAGATAAAAATGTATATTTGCCATGTGGAACGACAAATAGACCAAATACGTCGTCGGGTGATTAATGGCGAGAACATTCCTCACAACGAAAAAGTATTCTCAATATTTGAAGAACACACAGAATGGATCAGCAAAGGCAAGGCAGGTGTGCCGGTGGAGCTTGGCTTAAAAGTGTGTGTTCTTGAAGATCAGTTCGGGTTTATACTTCACCACCAAGTAATGCAAAATCAAACCGATGACAAGATAACGGTATCAATGGTTAAGGAAGCCCAGTCCCGTTTTCCTAAATTACGCATCTGTAGCTTTGATAAGGGTTTTTATACTCCAACAAACCAAATTGAGTTAAGAAAAATATTGGATTTCGTAGTACTTCCAAAAAAAGGAAAGCTCTCTGTTGTTGAAAAAGCCCATGAACATTCGGAAGAATTTATTCGGTTGCGCCACCAACACTCTGCTGTAGAGTCTGGAATTAATGCACTCGAGGTTCATGGGTTAGATCGGTGCCTTGATCGTGGGCTAAAGGGATTTAAACGATATGTGGCTCTTGCTGTATTAGGCAGGAACCTACAGAAACTTGGGGCGGTGGTCCAGCAAAGAGAGCGCAAAGCTCTTGAATTAAAACTAGCCGCTTAG
- a CDS encoding AsmA family protein: protein MGKLGKFLAGALALGLIVVGGLTVFVKMYLTDEKVRELVVPQAEKALGRKVAIGNISVGLLSGISIADFSVAEADGKNEFLSVEEFIIAYKLFPLLQKEVVVSEIKLVKPSVTVLRDKMGQFNFQNLKILAGKAEEKAEIPTEAKAVALPVALTVDSIKIVQANLKVRDEKGELPDIDVVADMSVAVKLANSLASLMYNGQLAMTVDAKYGDISPNVKVEAVFDPSVLTYTANALVGEERLKVTGTVRDYLDKPHVILSIVSEQLNLDYLAALGAALPQAEKNGQKKNAKPKAKAATKGAIADSLPPGLSVDGTVSVANSMYKKLAIKDFFLKFALKDGLLTVNDLKAKTAGGSVDSSMKVDLTKPDLVYDGKLTAQALNVTTVGNGLGQEFAKMVSGTLASSISFAGSGMDADTIKKALTANVEYSLLNGQISNTQITDSIASLLKVPELKTIAFSDFSGALELLKGGTVQINTGLKGNDLSASTKGTFDLDGNLNLPVNVTLPKELMAKIDSGGQLGKLLAAEDGSFNLTLNVLGNYLNPKVSLDQSSVNEKVQKAVTNKVMQEVERSLLKNSADGESQVPPEVETQVKGLLKGLFGK from the coding sequence ATGGGAAAACTTGGCAAGTTTTTGGCTGGTGCTTTAGCTCTTGGATTAATAGTCGTCGGAGGCTTAACAGTTTTTGTGAAGATGTATCTGACCGACGAAAAGGTTCGGGAGCTTGTCGTACCACAAGCAGAAAAGGCCTTGGGCCGTAAAGTTGCCATTGGCAACATCAGTGTTGGCCTGTTGAGCGGTATCTCTATTGCTGATTTCTCAGTTGCAGAGGCCGACGGGAAAAATGAGTTTTTGTCTGTTGAGGAGTTTATAATTGCCTATAAACTGTTTCCACTTTTACAAAAAGAGGTTGTTGTCAGTGAAATCAAATTAGTGAAGCCGAGTGTCACTGTTCTGCGTGACAAGATGGGGCAATTCAATTTTCAAAATCTTAAAATTCTTGCCGGAAAAGCTGAAGAGAAAGCAGAGATTCCTACGGAGGCTAAGGCAGTTGCCTTACCGGTTGCCCTGACGGTTGATAGCATAAAAATTGTGCAGGCCAACTTAAAGGTCAGGGATGAAAAGGGGGAGTTACCGGATATTGATGTTGTGGCTGATATGTCGGTTGCAGTGAAATTAGCAAATAGTCTTGCTTCATTAATGTACAATGGTCAGCTGGCCATGACGGTAGATGCAAAATATGGTGATATCTCTCCCAATGTTAAGGTTGAGGCAGTTTTTGACCCGTCAGTTCTTACATATACCGCTAATGCGCTTGTGGGAGAGGAACGACTGAAAGTGACAGGCACAGTGCGCGATTACCTTGATAAACCACATGTCATTTTGAGCATTGTCAGTGAGCAACTGAACCTGGACTATCTGGCAGCTCTTGGGGCGGCATTGCCTCAGGCAGAGAAAAATGGGCAGAAGAAAAATGCTAAGCCGAAAGCAAAAGCCGCGACTAAAGGCGCAATTGCTGACAGTTTGCCACCTGGTCTGAGTGTTGATGGAACAGTGTCTGTTGCTAACTCGATGTATAAAAAGCTGGCAATTAAGGATTTTTTTCTCAAATTTGCTCTCAAAGACGGGCTGCTAACCGTTAACGATCTGAAGGCTAAAACTGCCGGCGGGTCGGTGGACAGTAGCATGAAGGTTGATCTGACCAAGCCGGATTTGGTTTATGACGGTAAACTGACTGCTCAGGCGCTCAATGTGACTACTGTGGGTAATGGCCTTGGACAAGAATTTGCTAAGATGGTAAGTGGAACATTGGCCTCGTCGATAAGTTTTGCCGGCAGTGGAATGGATGCCGACACCATTAAGAAAGCGCTTACTGCAAACGTTGAGTATTCACTTCTTAACGGTCAGATCTCCAATACACAAATCACTGACTCAATTGCGTCATTACTTAAAGTTCCGGAATTAAAAACCATCGCCTTTAGCGATTTTTCCGGTGCTCTCGAACTCCTCAAAGGGGGAACAGTTCAAATTAATACTGGGCTTAAAGGGAATGACCTGTCTGCTTCGACCAAAGGAACATTTGATCTGGATGGTAACCTCAACTTGCCGGTAAATGTAACACTTCCCAAGGAACTCATGGCAAAAATTGATAGCGGTGGTCAATTAGGTAAACTGCTAGCCGCAGAGGACGGAAGCTTCAATCTAACTCTTAATGTGTTGGGAAATTACCTGAATCCAAAGGTCTCACTGGATCAGTCCTCCGTTAATGAAAAAGTTCAAAAGGCCGTCACCAATAAGGTTATGCAGGAGGTTGAGCGATCATTGCTAAAAAATTCTGCCGATGGTGAATCGCAAGTGCCGCCGGAAGTTGAGACCCAGGTTAAAGGGTTGTTGAAAGGTCTTTTTGGCAAGTAG